The bacterium genome segment ATGCGTGGCGAGCACGTACAGTTGTGTGAGCTGATAGCCTCTGCCGAAGATGCGCTTGTCGCACAAGATTCCGAAGCATATCAGGGCGAAGCGGAAACGTTATTGATCATGATGCAGCAGCATAATATGAAAGAAGAAAGCATTCTGTACCCAATGTGCGATCAGCATCTTCAAAATCAAACTGACACACTTCTGCCGCTCCTGCAAGAGGCCGTTCGTGAAGTGGAGCCGGGGAAATGACTAATGCGCACGCCAACCGGGTGATTGATGCGCGCAATCTGGAGCCGCCCGAACCCTTTGTCCGTACCATGGAGGCTCTCGAAGGCATTGGGATTGATGAAAATTTGCTGCTACTTCTTACGCGAGAACCGTATCCGTTATATCGCACGTTGGAACTCAATGGTTTTACTTGGCAGACGGATCTAAAACCGGATGGAGTTGTCGAAATTTTGATATGGCGTAAATCACAGTAATGCAGGCTCTTCTGTCATTCGAGCAGACACCTCCTTTTTCA includes the following:
- a CDS encoding hemerythrin domain-containing protein is translated as MQNIKEFMAENHRHCDDFFIAAEREVAAGSWSLAKSAFTKFRDAMLRHFAAEESLLFPAFENHTGIYMGPTQVMRGEHVQLCELIASAEDALVAQDSEAYQGEAETLLIMMQQHNMKEESILYPMCDQHLQNQTDTLLPLLQEAVREVEPGK
- a CDS encoding DUF2249 domain-containing protein, with protein sequence MTNAHANRVIDARNLEPPEPFVRTMEALEGIGIDENLLLLLTREPYPLYRTLELNGFTWQTDLKPDGVVEILIWRKSQ